A stretch of DNA from Granulicella pectinivorans:
GGTCGGCAACCACACCCCGCGCACCACCGCCGACCGCGATGCCATGGACCGCATCGTCGCAGCCATCGCAGCCGCAAACTAGTGGCCTACTTCACCACCGGCGGCGGATAGTAAGGCAGCTTCTGCTGCTCTTCCGTCGCCCTCTTCACCCCGATGTCCCCAAACAGCAGCGATGGCGTAATCGTCGTCTGCGGCACCGCACCCAGCGTCTGCGCAACAAACGGATCGTCCCCCGCCGCAACAATATCCGACCGCAAGCTCCGATTATCCAGCTCGTCGAAGACCGCCCCACGCACCAGCTCCTTCGAGCCATCCTTGGCATGCACCAGGTACAGCAGACGCGGAGCCAGCTCTCCGGCCAGCGTCTCCACCTCGTACACATCGCGCCCCTGCTCTCGCGCCATCGCCAGCAGACGCGCATGCATCTCGGCTGCGGGCACTGCCTGGGTCGGCTTGAACGTAATCACCGCGGAACGCGCATGCGCCGCCTGTCCCGGAGCCGCGCGCCCATGCCCATTCGAGCTCGCGAAATCCCGTACCGGCGTCCGCCCAATCAGGTAGTTCGTCAGCTTCCCATGGATCACCACATCCACCGCCTCAGCCGGCACGCCCTCGTCGTCCGTCGTATACGACCCCAGCAGCGTCTGTCCGGCGAACGTCTTCTCCGTCGGATCGTCCGTCACGGAAAGAATCTCCGGCAGTACCCGCGACCTGTAGCTCGACGTATACGCCCCCTGCGTCCGAGCCGTCGTCCCCAGCTCCGGCCGGTCGGCCTCAATATTCGGCACAAACAGCCTGTTCATCACATCCGCCGAGGCATCGCCCGAGAACAGCACAGGCCCGTGATAATCCTCCGACGAAACCACCGGAGCGTTCCTCAACTCCTCCAGACTCTTCAAATCGTCCAGAACCCGCTTCTTGAAGGCCGCCGCAGACTCCAATTCGCTCGCCTTGGCCGCCGTCGATCCGTTGTCCCGTGAAAGCCGCATCCCATCCGGAGCCTGCGTCCCCACCGAGATCGCGTCCGTATACCCCGCGTACCCATGACGCAGCACCGTCCCCTCCGTATTCACCAGGAACCGGTTCACCGCAATCCCGCGCACGTTCGCGGTCGAGTAGTCGATATGCGCCGCACCCGGCTGCTCCAGAAACAGCCCGCTCGCCTCAATCAGCCGCTTCTTCCACTCCGCCCTGTCGATCTCCAGCGGTACCAGTGGCTCGATCGCCGTTACCGCCTTGGCCGGCGCAAAGTCCTGCTCGGTCCTCTGCTGCTCAAACCGCTTCAGCGTAGCCTGCTTGGTGGAGTAGGCCCGCAAGGCGTTCTTATAGGCCTCATCCGTAGCCGTCCACAGCGCATACCGCAGCGCTGCCGGATCGTTATCCTGGGGCGCAAGCTGCAGACTTCCATCGCCACGGCTCGAGCTCGAATCCGAGTCGTACGACCCAATCCGCACCGTCACCCGCACCACCCTCTGGTGCTGCTCCTCTTCCCGCGTCAGCGCGCCATAGTTGGCAATCGCCTCGTACGTCCGAATGTCGTCGAGTCGATACTCGATAAAGAAAGGCCTCTGCATCCCCGGCAGCACCAGACCGGCCTGCTCGCGTTCCAGCTCAGCCTTCATGGCCTGCAGCATCGGATCGTTCACCGCCGTTGCAGCGGCCCTCGGGGCAGGGACGTGAGCGGCAAAAGCGCCAAGGTTGAGCGCGAGGGTAAAGGCGACAGCAAGTTTGACCATGGGCATCCGGGAGTGTGTCTCGTGAACCGTTTGGATGAATCATAGTCGAATGTGTCTTCCACAGGCGCGCCCCTTCGATTCACCGCATTTTCACCCGCCCTCAACATCCCGCGCGAATCCCCTCCTCTAGTCTCGACACCAATCCCGCCAGGAATCGAGGCGCGACCCAATCCCGGGCCGCCCACTCGACCGCTCGCGCACTCCCCTTCAGGGCTCACCCCTCTGAAATGTGCGCGATTCCAGATTCCGCGAGGACCGTACCGTATTAGGAGGAACATTGAAGAAGACGCTCCTTGTCGCGGCCACTTTGGCTGCCACTCTGCTTGGCGCAACCCGCGCGAAAGCCCAGCAAGACCCTGCTCCTCAACCCCCGGCCCCCACCCCGGCCCGCGCTACCTCCACCGAGCAGGTCACCGTCACCGCGCAGGGTGAAACCCGCGACGTCCAGTCCATCGACCAGAAGATCCTCCTCGAGCAGACCCCCGGCACCTCGCCCATCGCCGTCCTCAACCGGCTCCCCTCCGTCTCCATCACCTCCGCCGACCCCTACGGCGCGTACGAGTGGGCCGTCCGCATCTCCATCCGCGGCTTCAACCAGAACCAGCTTGGCTTCACCCTCGACGACGTACCGCTCGGCGACATGTCCTACGGCAACCTCAACGGCCTGCACATCAGCCGCGCCCTCATCGACGAGAACCTCGGCCACGCCGCCCTCTCGCAGGGCACCGGCTCCCTCGACACCGCCTCCACCTCCAACCTCGGCGGCGCCGTCCAGTTCTACTCCACCGACCCCTCCGACAAGCGCGGCTTCCAGGCCACCCAGTCCTTCGGCAGCTTCAACGGCTCCCGCACCTTCGCCCGCTACGACACCGGCCTCCTCAAAACCCACACCCGCCTCTTTGTCGACGGCGTCTACCAGACCTCCAACAAGTGGCGCGGCGACGGACCCATCCGCCAGAGCTACTTCCAGTTCAACACCAAGCTCCAGCAGTTCGTCGGCTCCAAGGGCGTCCTCACCGTCTACGCCGACTACTCCAACCGTCAGGAAGTCGACTACCAGGACGAGAACAAGGTCTGGGTCAACACCCTCGGCTACAAGACAGACAACTTCGGCGACTGGAAGACAGCCCTCCAGGCCGCCAACGCCTATAACGCCCAGGGCGGCGGCGGTAAGGTCTTCGCCGGTATCTCCACAGCCTTCCCAGGCAGCATCCCGCTCCTTCAGCCCGGCGGCTTCGGTGACCTCTCCAACGACCCCGAAGACGTCGGCTACTACGCCGCCGGCGGCCTCCGCAAGGACTTCCTCGGCTACGTCAACTACAAGACCGCCCTCACCGACCACCTCACCTCGAAGACCACCGTCTACGGCCACCACAACAACGGCGCCGGCCTCTGGTACACCCCCTACGTCGCCACCTACGACGTAAGCGGCACCGCCGTCTCCCCCATCTCCGAACGCACCTCCGAGTACCGTATCGCGCGCGGCGGCGTCATCAGCACCCTCTCCTACGAGACCCCGCGCAACACCCTCGAAGGCGGTGTCTGGTTCGAAAAGGAAAGCTTCGACCTCGCCCGCCGTTACTACGCCACCACCCTCGACGGCCCCGGCCGCTCCATCTACGACACCCCCGTCTTCCCCTTCTGGACCCAGTGGGCCTATAACTTCCCCACCAACCTCTTCCAGATCCACCTCCAGGATCAGTTCAAGCTCACCTCCGCCATCACCCTCGCCGCCGGCTTCAAGACCAGCGAGACCTACACCACCGGAACCCTCGTCGGCTACAACGTAGGCATCAACCTCGCCCCCACCGACTCCACCGCCAACTACGCGCAGGGCAAGCTCACCTCCGGCAAGCCCTTCCTCCCGCAGGTCGGAGTCAACGTCAAGCTCAACGCTGCCAACGAGGTCTTCGCCAGCGTCGCCGAAAACGTCCGCGCCTTCCAGGCCGGCGGCAAGGGCTTCGGCACCTCGCCCTGGGGAACCACGCAGGCCGGCTTCAACGCCCTCACCAGCAACCTCAAGTCCGAATCCTCCTGGAGCGAAGAGGCCGGATACCGCCTCACCAACAACCACGTCCAGGCCCAGGCCAGCTTCTTCCACGTCAACTTCTCCAACCGCCTCCTCGCCATCCAGCAGGGCCCCGGCATCGCCGGCAACGCGTCCATCCTCTCCAACGTAGGCGGCGTCACCACCAACGGCGTCGACGGAGCCATCACCACCCGCCTCACCTCCGACTGGAGCTTCTACAACGCCCTCACCTTCTCCAAGTCGACCTACGACTCCAACTACAACGCCAGCCCCACCTCGGTCATCCAGACCGGCGGCAAGATCGCCGTCGACTCCCCGCAGGTCCTCTACAAAACCGCCCTCACCTACTCCCACCGGGGCTTCGACGCCCACATGGGAGCCGACTACATGGGCAAGCGCTACTTCACCTACACCAACGACAACTCGGTCGGCGGCCGCATGCTCGGCGAGTTCGGCACCAGCTACCACGTCGACGAGGTCGGCCCCTTCGACCAGCTCAAGCTCCAGCTCAACGTCTACAACATCGCCAGCACCAAGTACTGGGGCACCATCGGCACAAACGGCTTCGTCGCCAGCGATCCCACCTCGGTCAACAACAACACCCTCCAGCCCGGCGCCCCCCGCGCCATCACCGGCACCTTCAGCGTCAAGTTCTAACCTTTACGCAGCAACAGCGAAGGGGGCGCGGATCACACCGCGCCCCCTTCGCTGTTGTACCCTCTCACCATGGCCCGCGCACGGAGTCCCGAAAAACGAACGGCCATCCTCGAAGCGGCCATCGCGGAGATCGCCGACGTAGGCCTGTCCGCGACCACCGCCCGCATCGCCGAACGCGCCGGCATCGCCACCGGAACCCTCTTCACCTACTTCCCCAACAAGGAAGATCTCCTCAACGTGCTCTACCTGGAGCTCAAGGAAGAAGCCCTCACCCGTATCAACCAGGCCTACCCGCAAACCGCCAGCCTCGAAGCGCGCGCTCGCCACGTCTGGAGAGCCTATCTCTCCTGGTGGATCGAATCCCCCAGCCGCCGCATGGTTTCGGTGTACCTGAACCTCTCGAACCTCATCACGCCAAAGACCAGGAAACGCACCATCCAGTCCCGCACCGTGATCGAGAAGATGCTCAGCGACCTCGAAGCCCGTAACGGCCTCAAGGAGATGCCCGCGGGCTACGCGGCATCTCTCATGTCCGCCATGCAGGAGGCCACGATGGACTTCATCGCCAAAGACCCCAGGCACCGCGAAGCCCTCATCGAAAACGGCTTCCAGATCTTCTGGCGCGCCGTCCGCTAAACCCCATCCTCTTTGGTTGTCATCCCCGAAAGGGATCTGCGGTTGCCTTTGCTCTTGGGAGTAGAGAGGGGCTTTAGCCCCGGCCTCGCTCTCACTTCACAATGCCTGAAATAAATGAGCAACCAGTCAGTCATTCTGCAATCCTATACACAGGAGAACCAAAATGCCCAAGATCTGGCTCATCACAGGAAGTGGAAACGGCCTAGGACGCGACATCGCCGAAGCCGCCCTCGCCGCAGGCCACAGCGTCGTCGCCGCCGCCCGTCGCCCCGAACAACTCGCCCCGCTCGTAGAACAATACGGCAACCGCATCACCCCCATAACCCTCGAGGTCCGCGAAGAGTCCGCCGCGATCGCCGCCGTCCAAACCGCCGTAGACACCTACGGACGCCTCGACGTCCTCGTCAACAACGCTGGCTACGGCCACTTCGCCCCCTTCGAGCAGACAAGCCCCGAAGACTTCAAGGCCGTCGTCGACACCTGCTTCTACGGCGTCGTCTACACCACGCGCGCCGCCATTCCCATCATGCGCGCGCAGCGCGGCGGCCACATCTTCCAGGTCTCCTCCATCGGTGGGCGCATCGCCTATCCCGCCAACTCGCCTTACCATGCCGCCAAGTGGGCCGTAGGCGGATTCAGCGACTCGGTCGGCCTCGAAGTCGCTCCCTTCGGCGTCAAGATCTGCACGCTCGAACCCGGCGGCATCCGCACCAACTGGGCCCAGCGCGCCGGTGAAAATACCCCAGACCTCCTGCCCGACTACGAGCCCACCGTAGGCCCCATGATGAAGCTCCTCAACGCCGTCCGGGGCCACTCCGAGGGCGACCCCAAACGCATCGCCCAGGTCATCCTCAAGCTCGCCCATAGCGATGACGTCCCCAAGCGCCTCATCCTCGGTGTGGACGCCGTAACCCGCGTCCGCGACGTCGAAGAAGCCCGAGCCTCCGAAGCCGCGAAGTGGAGCGAAGTCACCCACTCCACCGTCTTCCCCGACGCCATCCCCATCGCCGACCTACTCAAGAACTAGCCGCAAACAGGGTGCCCCACATCTCGCTTCTGAGATGTGGGGCATCGAGCCTCTGAATCCTCTTCTCGACGAACGGTCTTGCCGCAGGCCCCGGGAGAGCCACGCGCAGTAAAAAGGCATGGGAACGCCTACTTGCCGTCCGAAGGAGGTGGCAAGATCGGAGGCCGTGCGATCCCCTGCGACTGCCTCTGCGTCTCGATCTCCGAAACCAGCATCGCCGGAGCCACCGCGCTCACCGGAATCGATCCCGACTCCGCCCCGCAGATACCATTGAAGATATCCGGCTTGTCGTTCGTCGCCAGAATCCGGTTCAGCGCCGCCTGCGGAGTTCCCACAATCGACACGCCCCGCACCAGCTCATCCGGCCTTCCATCCACATACACCCGATACACCACCAGCGGAATCACCTGGAACGCCTGCGGCGACCGCCGCGTCGTCACCGCGAACCCCGAGCTGATGTCTTCAAAGTAAAGCCCGTAAGCCTTACCCTGCTTCTTCGCCTCTTCAATCAACTGCGCCCGCAGCGCCTTGTCACTCTCCGTCTTCGTGCTCGTGACGATCAGGTTCCCCTGCCGCCCCGTAGGCATCCTGCCCGTCTCCGCGCGTCCATGCCCGTTCGAATGCGAGAAGCTCGCAATCGGCAAACGCGACATCAGAAACGTCTTCAGAACGCCGTCCTGGATCAGGTCCACCCGTCGTGCTGGCTGCCCTTCATCGTCATACACATAGTGCCCCGAAAGCGGATGCCCCTCAAACGTAGCGAGCGTAGGATCGTCCGCGACCGACAGGAACGTAGGCAGAATCGGCTTATTCAGAAGCCGCGTAAACGTCTGCCCTTCCTCATCGCCGCGCTGCCTCTGCCCCTCCAGCCGATGTCCCAGCACCTCATGGAAGAACACCGCAGACGCCCTCCCCGAAAGAATGGCGGGCCCGTTATAGGGCTCCGTAATCGGAGCATTCCGCAGTGCAACAAGATTCTGAGCCATGGCCAACGTCTTCTCGATCAGAACCTTCTGCTCCGGCAGATGCCCGGCCTCATCGGATTCAAACGTCTCCACGCGGAACAGGTCCATCCCATCCGCCGCCCGCGTCCTGGCCACAATCACCAGCCGGGCCACATGCGATGGCGTAGAAACCTTAGCGCCTTCGGAAGAAACAAAATAATCCGTCTCCGTCGAAGCCTGCAGGTTCACATTGTTGAAGAACACATCCGGAAACTTCTTGAACAGCCCCGAAAGCTCCCGCAGCCGCCCCTCCCACACCGCCTTGTCCACCGTCAGAGCCGGCGAAGCAGGCAGCATATCCGTCTTCGGCTGCTCGGTCGAAAAGTCCGCCGAAACGTCCTCTTCCTTCGCCCGAACCTGCTGCTCCGTCTTCACCTTCAAAAAGCTGTCCAGTGCTCGCCCGTACCCCCGGTTCGTCGCATACCAGAGCGACCGCGACAGCGCCGCCGGATCGTCCGTCAGCGGCAGCGGAATCGTCGACAACGCCGAGTTCCGATGGTCACCATGCGTATTGTCGAGAGCCGGCTCCCCCAGCCTCACCTGCACGTCGGCCGTCCGCGTATGCGATTGGTTCGAGCTCGTCAAAGCCCCAAACTGCGCCGACATCGTCAGGCTGCTCGCATCCGCCACCGCATACGACAAAAAGTAAGGCTTGGGCGACTTGGCCTTCGCCGCCGGATCGTTCCCCAGCGTGTTCATGGCGCGCGTCAGCTCCGTCTCCAGCGCCGTCATCAGCTTCGAGTCTGGAGCCGTCTTCGGCACGTCGGCAGGGCCAGCCGCACGAGCGGCAGGCAGAAGGGCAAGGGCGAGGAGCAGGGAAACGGGGTGGTACTTGGGCATGAAGAATCCTGAAGGCGGCGCTGATGGGGAGTGTATCGGATTTCCGCCCCCACCGGTTAGACGGACACGCGCTGGCCTTTGGGGCTTCATCCCTGCAGGGGATCTGCGGTTGCTTTTGACATCGCCTCATCCACCTCCCGCAAAGACTCCGCGACCTCCACCCTCCCCTCGTGCCGCGCCCAATCCTCCGGAGTCCCACCCCAAAGCACATCCTTCCAATCCGTCTGCCCCCCTCGCTCCACCAGCAGTCTCACCAGCTCCAAATACCCAAACCCCGCCGTCTGGTGCAGGGGCGTGCCATGCGAGTGCCCTCCCACGGGGTTATACCGGTTCGGATACTCCCAGGCATCCAGCAACATCCGCACCATCTCTACCCCCCCATACTGCGAGGCGACCGCGAAAGCCAGGTGCCGCTCCTCACCCGTCGCTACCGGCAACAACCGCACAAACTCCGAAAACCGGTGCAAAGCCGCCGCCAATGCCAGATCCACCCGAACCCCCCGCCGGATCAAAGCCTCCAACGCCCTTCGTTCCTCGTGGACAGCCGCCGCCCGTGCCGTGGCCCCGGCATCCGCCCCCGCCTCACACAGCACGTCCATCAAATTCACCAGGACGTCAGACGCACCCGCCACACTCGCAGATCGAAGCAGCCGATGCATGCCGCGCTCTCTCTTTCCCCTTGCCGTTTGAGCGAACAAGCACTAGCGAACGCCCACAAGGAGAAACCCAAAAGCTATCGTGAGCACGGCAGTACGCCACCGGTGATGCATATCCCATGTACGCCGGTACTTCTTCCAATCGGCAGGCGGAGCGGACGTGTCCCAGGATTGAATCCGGTTGTTCACCGGCACAAGAGCGATGAGCGAATACACACTCGCCAACATCCACAGAGAAGCCGATGCA
This window harbors:
- a CDS encoding ankyrin repeat domain-containing protein, producing MHRLLRSASVAGASDVLVNLMDVLCEAGADAGATARAAAVHEERRALEALIRRGVRVDLALAAALHRFSEFVRLLPVATGEERHLAFAVASQYGGVEMVRMLLDAWEYPNRYNPVGGHSHGTPLHQTAGFGYLELVRLLVERGGQTDWKDVLWGGTPEDWARHEGRVEVAESLREVDEAMSKATADPLQG
- a CDS encoding TonB-dependent receptor domain-containing protein; translated protein: MKKTLLVAATLAATLLGATRAKAQQDPAPQPPAPTPARATSTEQVTVTAQGETRDVQSIDQKILLEQTPGTSPIAVLNRLPSVSITSADPYGAYEWAVRISIRGFNQNQLGFTLDDVPLGDMSYGNLNGLHISRALIDENLGHAALSQGTGSLDTASTSNLGGAVQFYSTDPSDKRGFQATQSFGSFNGSRTFARYDTGLLKTHTRLFVDGVYQTSNKWRGDGPIRQSYFQFNTKLQQFVGSKGVLTVYADYSNRQEVDYQDENKVWVNTLGYKTDNFGDWKTALQAANAYNAQGGGGKVFAGISTAFPGSIPLLQPGGFGDLSNDPEDVGYYAAGGLRKDFLGYVNYKTALTDHLTSKTTVYGHHNNGAGLWYTPYVATYDVSGTAVSPISERTSEYRIARGGVISTLSYETPRNTLEGGVWFEKESFDLARRYYATTLDGPGRSIYDTPVFPFWTQWAYNFPTNLFQIHLQDQFKLTSAITLAAGFKTSETYTTGTLVGYNVGINLAPTDSTANYAQGKLTSGKPFLPQVGVNVKLNAANEVFASVAENVRAFQAGGKGFGTSPWGTTQAGFNALTSNLKSESSWSEEAGYRLTNNHVQAQASFFHVNFSNRLLAIQQGPGIAGNASILSNVGGVTTNGVDGAITTRLTSDWSFYNALTFSKSTYDSNYNASPTSVIQTGGKIAVDSPQVLYKTALTYSHRGFDAHMGADYMGKRYFTYTNDNSVGGRMLGEFGTSYHVDEVGPFDQLKLQLNVYNIASTKYWGTIGTNGFVASDPTSVNNNTLQPGAPRAITGTFSVKF
- a CDS encoding SDR family NAD(P)-dependent oxidoreductase: MPKIWLITGSGNGLGRDIAEAALAAGHSVVAAARRPEQLAPLVEQYGNRITPITLEVREESAAIAAVQTAVDTYGRLDVLVNNAGYGHFAPFEQTSPEDFKAVVDTCFYGVVYTTRAAIPIMRAQRGGHIFQVSSIGGRIAYPANSPYHAAKWAVGGFSDSVGLEVAPFGVKICTLEPGGIRTNWAQRAGENTPDLLPDYEPTVGPMMKLLNAVRGHSEGDPKRIAQVILKLAHSDDVPKRLILGVDAVTRVRDVEEARASEAAKWSEVTHSTVFPDAIPIADLLKN
- a CDS encoding metallopeptidase TldD-related protein; the encoded protein is MPMVKLAVAFTLALNLGAFAAHVPAPRAAATAVNDPMLQAMKAELEREQAGLVLPGMQRPFFIEYRLDDIRTYEAIANYGALTREEEQHQRVVRVTVRIGSYDSDSSSSRGDGSLQLAPQDNDPAALRYALWTATDEAYKNALRAYSTKQATLKRFEQQRTEQDFAPAKAVTAIEPLVPLEIDRAEWKKRLIEASGLFLEQPGAAHIDYSTANVRGIAVNRFLVNTEGTVLRHGYAGYTDAISVGTQAPDGMRLSRDNGSTAAKASELESAAAFKKRVLDDLKSLEELRNAPVVSSEDYHGPVLFSGDASADVMNRLFVPNIEADRPELGTTARTQGAYTSSYRSRVLPEILSVTDDPTEKTFAGQTLLGSYTTDDEGVPAEAVDVVIHGKLTNYLIGRTPVRDFASSNGHGRAAPGQAAHARSAVITFKPTQAVPAAEMHARLLAMAREQGRDVYEVETLAGELAPRLLYLVHAKDGSKELVRGAVFDELDNRSLRSDIVAAGDDPFVAQTLGAVPQTTITPSLLFGDIGVKRATEEQQKLPYYPPPVVK
- a CDS encoding TetR/AcrR family transcriptional regulator: MARARSPEKRTAILEAAIAEIADVGLSATTARIAERAGIATGTLFTYFPNKEDLLNVLYLELKEEALTRINQAYPQTASLEARARHVWRAYLSWWIESPSRRMVSVYLNLSNLITPKTRKRTIQSRTVIEKMLSDLEARNGLKEMPAGYAASLMSAMQEATMDFIAKDPRHREALIENGFQIFWRAVR
- a CDS encoding metallopeptidase TldD-related protein; the protein is MPKYHPVSLLLALALLPAARAAGPADVPKTAPDSKLMTALETELTRAMNTLGNDPAAKAKSPKPYFLSYAVADASSLTMSAQFGALTSSNQSHTRTADVQVRLGEPALDNTHGDHRNSALSTIPLPLTDDPAALSRSLWYATNRGYGRALDSFLKVKTEQQVRAKEEDVSADFSTEQPKTDMLPASPALTVDKAVWEGRLRELSGLFKKFPDVFFNNVNLQASTETDYFVSSEGAKVSTPSHVARLVIVARTRAADGMDLFRVETFESDEAGHLPEQKVLIEKTLAMAQNLVALRNAPITEPYNGPAILSGRASAVFFHEVLGHRLEGQRQRGDEEGQTFTRLLNKPILPTFLSVADDPTLATFEGHPLSGHYVYDDEGQPARRVDLIQDGVLKTFLMSRLPIASFSHSNGHGRAETGRMPTGRQGNLIVTSTKTESDKALRAQLIEEAKKQGKAYGLYFEDISSGFAVTTRRSPQAFQVIPLVVYRVYVDGRPDELVRGVSIVGTPQAALNRILATNDKPDIFNGICGAESGSIPVSAVAPAMLVSEIETQRQSQGIARPPILPPPSDGK